From Vitis riparia cultivar Riparia Gloire de Montpellier isolate 1030 unplaced genomic scaffold, EGFV_Vit.rip_1.0 scaffold765_pilon_pilon, whole genome shotgun sequence, the proteins below share one genomic window:
- the LOC117910514 gene encoding uncharacterized protein LOC117910514 has translation ESPPVITPHDNKPDTAEVEKHPIAAIVIIIAMQTETLSLVNRLQLTEDLDSVFLRGVLWAWYRDSIWRGHYAWSCSYSEEDPPTLFRPLARVSAFNVYSSLDGPEYAFSISAASSYAGAFDSSINT, from the exons AGAGTCACCGCCGGTAATAACTCCTCACGACAACAAACCCGACACTGCCGAAGTTGAGAAGCATCCCATCGCCGCCATTGTCATCATCATTGCTATGCAGACAGAGACGCTTTCGCTAGTGAACAGGCTCCAACTGACGGAGGATCTCGACTCTGTGTTCCTAAGAGGAGTTCTTTGGGCGTGGTATCGTG ATTCCATTTGGAGAGGACACTACGCTTGGAGCTGTAGTTACTCTGAAGAAGACCCACCTACCCTTTTCCGTCCTCTGGCACGTGTCAGTGCGTTTAATGTTTACAGTTCTCTAGATGGCCCAGAATATGCGTTTTCCATTTCCGCGGCCAGTTCCTATGCAGGGGCCTTTGATTCAAGCATCAACACCTGA